CATTGTCGGCTGGCTGCGATCAAAAGTTGTGCAAGAGACCAACGACAAAAGAAAAAGAGCTAAAACAAAACCCTTCATGACCGCACCTCCTATTGTGCCCACTTAAGAACGATCTCATCACTTTGTTCAGAGATCTTTGAAAGCTTCTTGCCTTCAATATCCAATGCTTCAAGCTTCGTTAAAAGCTCTGGCGCCGGAATGGATGTATCCACTTCAAAACTGACGGCCTCAGAACTGACCAAACGCTCACGAATGTTTTTCACTTGAGTGATTTGTGAACGGATCTTTTCTTTAAGGCCTTCCATCATCGGAAGTGCATTGCGGCCACGCACGGTCAAACGAATCACCGATGTTCCTAAAGAACCTCTTTGCCACGCTTCCAAAACTTGAGAAGCCAAATCATTCGCCGTTGTTTCAATCACCTCACGAAGTTTTTTATCAACGGCACTTTCTAAAGAACCAGACTCTGTATCAAAACGACGAGACACGTCGGCAATGGCGCGACCGTTACTCACTTGAGTAGCTGTCAGACGAATTTCAATGCGGAAGTTGTTCCCACGTTCGCCTTTATTTAAAAGCACCTGACCATCAATCAACACCGGAGCATTGAAATACTGGGCAAAGAACTGCGCATCTTCACCGCCCGCGATTTTTTCGTTTTGAAAATCAGCCGGAACATTCGCTCCAAGACCTGATTCAATGGGTTTAATCACGTAGAAATTATTTTTCTGGAAAGAGTTGCGAAGAGACTCTTCCAACAAACGACCTTCTTTGACGAGGAAGCCTTGTTGGTTCTTATCCAGAGGAAGCCACCAACGATAGCTGCGTCCTTGCACGCGGTCCACCCAGCTGATGACAGGTAAAACCACAGGAATGGCGTCGTTTTCGTTGAGCAAAGAATTTTCCTGAAGCATTTGCTTAAGGTCTCTTAAAGACACTTTCAATGCGACGGACATTTTAAACTCTTCACCTTCTTGATTGATCGGTGAAGGTTTCACAAACGGAATATAGCGTGCCGAGTTTTTAATAACTTTCGAAGTGATTAAAGATTTGTTCTTGAGAAATCTTTCTTCACCAATGAGTTCTTTAATAATGTCTTCAGAAACCTTTACGGCAGCCTGATCTTGAATATCTTTACGAGCCCCTTGCGGAGTTTTTTCTTTGGAGACACCTGAAAAGGTTCTATCCACAAGTTCGGCTTGTTGAGCTTTTACGGGACCACCTAAGAAGAATACACTTGCTGCTGCAACCATCAAAGCTAATTTCATTTTCAACTAACTCCTCAACTCAATAAAATCAGTACGGCCAAATAGGGAATGCACACCTTCAAAGAAATCATTGTTCACACTGATTCCCGGCGCATCGGTCATTTCCATCAAAACCTTGCGGTTCACTTCTGGAACTTCAATTTCCAAGCTGACAGTTGTTGTGCCTGGATAATCCTTCATTAAAGATTGTAATCTTGGATAGTCGTTAGGATCAATTTTATCTAGACGCAAAACCATACGTTTTGTTTTCTTAAGAATGTCTTCCATCGGAGACACGGTATCGACCATGATTTTGGCGTTACCTTCTTCGACCTCAAGACTTCCGCCGATCAAGACCGGCCTTTCATCGCGAAGCTGCATTTCAAAGCGTGCAAAAGAATCCGGGAAGATCACAAGCTCGCAGCTTCCAGTAAGGTCTTCGACCTTACCAAATGCCATGCGCGTTCCTTTTTTCGTAATCAACTCACGAAGCTCAGTAATAAGGCCAGCCACCACGACGCGCTTTTTACCCGCATCACGATTTTTCCAGTCTTTCTTAGCCGCTTTCATCGCTTCCGCTTCAGGAGACCCTGGAGCTGGCATTTGCGCTGGAAGGTCTGCCACTTTGCAAGAAGTCCAAAGCTCTGACAAGGTATCAAAACCTTTCAAAGGATGGTCACTGAGATAAAAACCCAAAACTTCTTTTTCGTAAGAAAGCGAAGCTGTGCGCGACCACGGTTTTGTTTCTTCCAATGAAACTTTCGTTTCCGTTGAAGGACCTAAGTCAAACAACGAAGCTTGTCCCAACTCTTTGTCTTTTTGAAGACCTTGCGCGCGATCTAGATATTTTTGATAACCGGCCATCAACTGCGCACGGTGACCACCGAAGCCATCCAGAGCGCCTGCTTTAATCAAGCATTCGATAACCTTTTTATTCACACGACGAAGATCAATCGAGTTGAAGAACTCATCCAAAGAAGAGAATTTTTTCTCTGGCAAGCTTTCACGGGCTTCAATGATCGCCTCCACGGCGTTTTGTCCGACACCTTTGATGGCGCCAAGACCAAAGTAGATTTCATCGTCATGCACGTCGAAAAGATAATCCGAGAAATTCACGTGCGGTGATTTCACCGTCAAACCACGTTTTGCAGCATCCTTCGAGTACTTCACGATTTTTTCAGTATCAGACAACTCGGTAGAAAGAAGTGCTGCGAAGAATTCCGCAGGATAATGACATTTCAACCAAGCTGTTTGCAACGTAACAACAGAGTAAGCAGCGGCGTGGGATTTATTGAAACCGTAGTCCGCAAACTTATACATCAAATCGAAAAGATCAGATGATTTCTCTTTGTTGTGACCGCGCTCCACCGCCCCCTTCATGAAGCGTTCGCGGTGCTTATCCATCTCCTCTTTGATCTTTTTACCCATCGCACGACGAAGCATATCCGCTTCACCGAGAGAGTATCCGGCGATCTTAGAGGCGATACCCATAACTTGCTCTTGGTAGACCATGATCCCGTAGGTCTCTGACAAGACTTCACGAGTGTCTTCCAAAAGATATTCAACAGGCGCTTTTCCGTGTTTACGGTCTGTAAAATCAGGAATATTCGCCATCGGACCCGGACGATACAACGAAGTGATCGCTGTGATATCGGCAAATGACGAAGGACGAATTTTACGAGTGGCATCGGTGATGCCCTCACCTTCGAACTGGAACACCCCCGCCGTATCTCCACGCGACATCATTTCAAATGTCGCCGTGTCGTTCATAGGGATTTGTTTTGTCGTAATAACTTTATTGCGATTCTTCTTGATCAACTTCAAAGCCAAGTTGATGTGAGTCAGAGTTTTCAAACCCAAGAAGTCGAACTTAATCAAACCGATTTTTTCGGCGTGCTTCATGTCGTACTGTACGACTTGCTCTCCATCAGCACCCTTATACAATGGCGCATGCTTAACAAGCTGCCCATCACCGATGATAACCCCGGCCGCATGGATCCCCGCGTTTCGCACCATTCCTTCAACCCGCTGCGCAAGGTCGATGAGTGTTGCCACTGTGGGATTCATTTCCATCAGTTCCGTCAATCGCGGCTCCATCTCAAGAGATTCTTTGAGAGTCACACCGAGTTTATCTGGAATCAATTTTGTTACTTGGTCCGTTTCTGAGAACAACATTCCCAAAACACGACCCACGTCTTTGAGAGCCGCGCGTGTTTGCAATTTACCGTAAGTGATAATTTGCGATACGGATTCTTGCCCGTATTTTTCCGTCACATAACGAATCACTTCTTGACGACGATCCTGACAGAAGTCGATATCGAAATCCGGCATCGAGATACGCTCTGGATTTAAGAAACGCTCGAACAGAAGAAAATTTGGAAGTGGATCTAGATCCGTAATTCTTAAACAATAAGCGACCAAGGAACCCGCACCGGAACCACGGCCCGGTCCCACAGGAATGTCGTTGTCCTTGGCCCAACCGATGAAGTCTTGGACGATCAAGAAGTAACCGTTAAAGCCCATGCGATCGATAATACCCAGCTCATAATCAAGGCGGCTGTAGTAGTCGGGCTTTTTATCATCAGGAACGGCTTCACCGCGAGCTTCCGCTTCTTCAAAACGAACAAGCAATCCTTCTTTGGATTTACGCGCGATAAAATCTTTCAACGTCTCTTCAGATCCTGTCGGGAACGTCGGCAAGTGATAGATCGGTTTTCCCGCATCATCTTTGATTTTAAATTTCACATCACAGCGCTCAGCGATTTGCAATGTGTTGCTGATCGCCTCAGGGATGTCCGAGAAGGTCTCGATCATCTGCTCCGGTTTTTTGAAATAAAATTCATCCGTCCCCAAACGGAAGCGCGACTCATCACTCAAAGTTTTATTCGTTCCGATACAGATCAAAACTTCTTGAGCGATCTGATCGTCTTGAGTCATGTAGTGAACGTCATTGCTCGCAACCACAGGGACACCTGTGATCTTAGAAGCTTCCAGCAAGAAAGGATTGATCTGATCCCACTCAGGAACTCCAGTGCGACACATTTCAAGATAAAGACGATCATCAAAAATTTCTTTAAGCTGTTTGATTTTCGCCAGAGCCGCATCCGGTCCCTCGCGCAAGAAAGCATCAGCGACTTCACCGCGAAGTCCGCCTGTTAAGCAGATCAAATCCGAATTGTATTCTTTGATCACTTCGTAATCGATACGCGGCTTCCAGTAAAAACCTTCTTGGTAACCAATCGTCGAAAGTTTGCAGAGATTTTGATAGCCCTTGATATTTTGAGCTAAGAACACCAAACGACGAGGACCTTGCGCTACTTGATCGCGGTCTTGTTTTTTCTCTAAACGCGAACCCGGTGCGATGTAGGCGTCCAAACCCAAAAGTGGTTTGACGTTGTTGTCTTTACAAGCAAAGTAAAACTCAACAGCGCCGAACATGTTGCCGTTATCAGTGAGAGCCACCGCAGGCATTTGCATTGCTGCTGCTTTTTTAGCAATAGCTTTGACCCGGCAAGCGGCTTCCAAAAGGGAATATTCAGAGTGAACGTGAAGATGAACAAAAGACATGATAATTTCATATCTTAGCCCCCTTTTTTATTCAATAAAAGGGGGTTCTCGACCTCTGAAAACTCAGCGCGTTAGAGAGTTCTTAACTGCACAATGGGATGCACCGAAACTCCAGAAGGAATTTGCGCCGAATTCAGATCAAACTGATCGTTTTTAACAGGAATTTTGAGAGTTTTTGTGCCCTTGCCCCCATCCAAAACGATTTTGAGGAGGACTCCAGAAATCGCTGACGGAGAGGTCGCCCCATCGATATTCCAAAGACGAACCTGATCGTCTTGAATCTCGATTTTCCCGCTGCCGGGAACGGAGGGATCTTTTTCAAGTTTTACTTCCAAAACGCTCACCGCATAGCCGCTTGCTACATCCATATCGACTTGCAGTTTTTGTTTGAGAGCTTCGTTGGCGTACTTGATTAAAATCGCCGCCTCTTTACCCGCATCCGGAGTCACGAAATCACGATCGCGTGTCGAGTCTTGGGAAATCACACCGATATAACGAATTCTTAAATCAGAATTTGGAACTTCGAGCGAAAAGGGTTGAAACACTTTTTCGTGATAAGAAAAATCATTGAACGACATCAAAAGGCGTCCTGATTCAATATCAAAAAGGCGATAGCCGGTCATTTCAGCACAGCATCCGCCAAGCCCCGAAACCACGACAGGTTGACTGCCATGGACATTCAGCTCTGTGGCTTGCTCCGTCTTTCCCCAAAGAACAGTTTCAAGACGAGGCCCTTTACGAATACTCCAAGAAATATTTCCCGCAATACCTTCTGCATCTAGAAACTGATTCACGGTTTTAGCGCTGCTTACTAAAAACAACTCTTCGCCGCCTTGCTGAGTGTATTTGCGGTACACATCATAGTCTTGCGACATCGTTGTCATTGTGCGTGCTCCCTCAGGGCTTTTTACAAGTTTAAAACTTGAAATGCCGGAGCTTTCATAAAGAAGTTCCCCTGCCGCAGCCAATGCGACGATCGCAGAAAGAACAATAAAAAAGGTCAGGGCCTTTGAGGTGCGAAGAAACTTTTTTGTTTTCATTCGCAGAAAACTAACAAAGCTTCTTCGCAGTGTTGAAGTTACAACGCCTTCATTACGGAGTATTAAAACTTAACGAGTGCTTTTACTTTATTCCCACTCGATGGTTCCAGGGGGTTTGCTGGTCACATCGTAAACGACGCGATTCACGCCTTTAACTTTGTTAGTTATCAAATTTGAAACTTCTCGTAAGAATTGAAATTCAAATGGATACCAATCCGCCGTCATGCCATCACTGGAAGTCACAGCCCGCAAAGCCAGGACATGGTCGTATGTTCTTGAGTCCCCTTGCACGCCCACTGTTTTTACCGGAAGCAAAACACAGAATGCTTGCCAGATGTGTTCATAAAGACCACGTCGACGAAGTTCAGAAATAAATACATCATCGCACTCTTTAAGAATGTGCAGTTTTTCTTTCGTCACTTCACCAAGAACACGAATCGCAAGTCCTGGTCCCGGAAAAGGATGACGCCAGAGCATTTCTTTAGGAAGACCTAACTGCGCTCCTAAAGCACGCACTTCGTCCTTAAAAAGTTCACGCACAGGCTCTACAAGCCCCAGCTTCATTTTTTCTGGAAGGCCGCCGACATTGTGATGCGATTTAATCGTCACGCTGCCACCAACGGAAGAGACACTTTCAATCACGTCTGGATAAAGTGTCCCTTGAGCTAACCACTTGATCGGAAGTTTGTGATCGTAACTCTTATCAAAAACTTCAATAAACACACGGCCGATGGTTTTTCTTTTTTCTTCAGGATCTGTTTTTCCCGCGAGAGCTGATAAAAATTCTTCGGAAGCATCCACTCCACGAACATTCAAACCAATCTTGCGATAATTTTCTAAAACAGTTTCGTATTCGTTCTTACGAAGAAGACCATTATCAACAAAAACGCAATGAACACGATCCGCACCCAAAGCCTTGGTCAAAAGTGTCGCAACCACCGTGGAATCAACACCACCGCTTAAGCCGACAAGAACGTGATCTGTAGGTCCAACTTTTTCTTGCGCTTCTTTGATCAATAAATCTTTGATATGAGGCGCATCCCAATTTGCAGCGGCTCCACACATGTCTTGAGCAAAGTATTTTAATAAATCATTTCCGTGATCTGTGTGAGCAACCTCAGGATGAAATTGAAGAGCCAAAACATTGGGACCCTTCATCGCTGCCGGATGATTTCCATCAGAGTTTGCAATGATTTGAAAACCTTCAGGAACTTTTTCAACCACGTCACCGTGACTCATCCAAACTTTTTGCTTTTCAGGAACACCCTTTACGACGGAAGTCCATGTTACATAATTGAGGCCGTACTCACGATGATCTGCACGAGAAACCTTGCCACCTAACTGGTGAGTCAAAAGTTGCATTCCATAACAAACACCCAAAAGAGGACTTATGTTACGAAGTTCAGCGACGTCCCTGCGAGGGGAACCCTCTTCATAAACGGAATTAGGTCCGCCACTTAAAATAATCCCATAAGGATTTTTTTTACGAATTTCTTCCGTCGCATATTTGTAAGAATGAATCTCTGAATAAAAACCCAGTTCACGCAAACGGCGGGCAATCAGTTGTGTAAATTGAGAACCGAAATCGAGAATAATAAAACCGCGCATGGATTAGCTCTCCAAACGATAGTTAGGAGCTTCTTTCGTGATACTCACATCATGCACGTGAGATTCACGAAGACCCATGGCCGTGATTTGCACGAATTTCGCTTTTGTCTGAAGCTCATCGATATTGCGCGCACCGAGATAACCCATTCCGGATTTCACGCCGCCCACAAGTTGATGAATAACTGCGGAAGCAGCCCCTTTGTAAGCCACTTTTCCTTCGATACCTTCAGGAACCAGTTTTTCGTTTTCTTCGATATCCATTTGACCATAGCGATCTTTAGAACCGCGAGACATGGCACCGATACTTCCCATACCGCGATAAACTTTATAAGTACGGCCTTGGAAAAGAATCGTTTCGCCTGGAGATTCTTCAGCACCCGCCAAAAGATTTCCGATCATCACGGAGTTTGCACCCAAGGCTAAAGCTTTTGTGATATCACCGGAATACTTAATACCGCCGTCGGCGATGATTGTTTTCCCGCGCGCTTTGGCGGCTTTCGCACACTCAATCACGGCAGAAATTTGTGGCATACCGACACCGGCCACCACGCGTGTTGTACAGATACTTCCAGGTCCAACACCGACTTTAACGACTTCAGCCCCTGCATCGATCAACGCATTCGTACCATCTGCTGTCACAACGTTACCGGCAACGATGATGATCTCTTTATGTTTTTGCGCGATATGTTTTACCATCTCAATCACATTTTTAGAGTGACCGTGAGCCGTATCCACACAAAGAACATCCACACCGGCTGCCACCAAGGCTTCTGCTCTTTCTTTAGAATCTGCACCCACGCCTACAGCCGCACCGACGAAAAGACGACCGTGCTCATCTTTCGTTGCTTGCGGATAGTTTTTGGCTTTTTCGATATCTTTGATCGTGATGAGACCTTTTAATTTTCCTTTTGCATCCACCACAGGCAATTTTTCGATACGGTGTTTTTGCAAAATCTTTTTAGCTTCTTCAAGAGTCGTTCCCATTTTCGCCGTGACAAGATTTTCTTTTGTCATCAAGTTGCGAATGGGTTGATCGAAGTTTTCTTCAAAACGCAAATCGCGATTGGTTAGAATCCCCATCAGTATTCCATCAATCGTGATCGGCACACCACTGATCGAATATTTCTCCATCAGGTCGACAGCTTCTTGCACTAAATGATCCGGCCCCAATGTGATCGGATCTAAAATCATTCCGGCTTCGTATTTTTTTACTTTTTCAACTTCAAGAGCTTGTTTGTCGATATCCAGATTTTTGTGAATGATACCCAAGCCACCATTTTGCGCCATCACGCGCGCAATGCG
This region of Bdellovibrio sp. BCCA genomic DNA includes:
- the dnaE gene encoding DNA polymerase III subunit alpha, with the protein product MSFVHLHVHSEYSLLEAACRVKAIAKKAAAMQMPAVALTDNGNMFGAVEFYFACKDNNVKPLLGLDAYIAPGSRLEKKQDRDQVAQGPRRLVFLAQNIKGYQNLCKLSTIGYQEGFYWKPRIDYEVIKEYNSDLICLTGGLRGEVADAFLREGPDAALAKIKQLKEIFDDRLYLEMCRTGVPEWDQINPFLLEASKITGVPVVASNDVHYMTQDDQIAQEVLICIGTNKTLSDESRFRLGTDEFYFKKPEQMIETFSDIPEAISNTLQIAERCDVKFKIKDDAGKPIYHLPTFPTGSEETLKDFIARKSKEGLLVRFEEAEARGEAVPDDKKPDYYSRLDYELGIIDRMGFNGYFLIVQDFIGWAKDNDIPVGPGRGSGAGSLVAYCLRITDLDPLPNFLLFERFLNPERISMPDFDIDFCQDRRQEVIRYVTEKYGQESVSQIITYGKLQTRAALKDVGRVLGMLFSETDQVTKLIPDKLGVTLKESLEMEPRLTELMEMNPTVATLIDLAQRVEGMVRNAGIHAAGVIIGDGQLVKHAPLYKGADGEQVVQYDMKHAEKIGLIKFDFLGLKTLTHINLALKLIKKNRNKVITTKQIPMNDTATFEMMSRGDTAGVFQFEGEGITDATRKIRPSSFADITAITSLYRPGPMANIPDFTDRKHGKAPVEYLLEDTREVLSETYGIMVYQEQVMGIASKIAGYSLGEADMLRRAMGKKIKEEMDKHRERFMKGAVERGHNKEKSSDLFDLMYKFADYGFNKSHAAAYSVVTLQTAWLKCHYPAEFFAALLSTELSDTEKIVKYSKDAAKRGLTVKSPHVNFSDYLFDVHDDEIYFGLGAIKGVGQNAVEAIIEARESLPEKKFSSLDEFFNSIDLRRVNKKVIECLIKAGALDGFGGHRAQLMAGYQKYLDRAQGLQKDKELGQASLFDLGPSTETKVSLEETKPWSRTASLSYEKEVLGFYLSDHPLKGFDTLSELWTSCKVADLPAQMPAPGSPEAEAMKAAKKDWKNRDAGKKRVVVAGLITELRELITKKGTRMAFGKVEDLTGSCELVIFPDSFARFEMQLRDERPVLIGGSLEVEEGNAKIMVDTVSPMEDILKKTKRMVLRLDKIDPNDYPRLQSLMKDYPGTTTVSLEIEVPEVNRKVLMEMTDAPGISVNNDFFEGVHSLFGRTDFIELRS
- the guaA gene encoding glutamine-hydrolyzing GMP synthase, encoding MRGFIILDFGSQFTQLIARRLRELGFYSEIHSYKYATEEIRKKNPYGIILSGGPNSVYEEGSPRRDVAELRNISPLLGVCYGMQLLTHQLGGKVSRADHREYGLNYVTWTSVVKGVPEKQKVWMSHGDVVEKVPEGFQIIANSDGNHPAAMKGPNVLALQFHPEVAHTDHGNDLLKYFAQDMCGAAANWDAPHIKDLLIKEAQEKVGPTDHVLVGLSGGVDSTVVATLLTKALGADRVHCVFVDNGLLRKNEYETVLENYRKIGLNVRGVDASEEFLSALAGKTDPEEKRKTIGRVFIEVFDKSYDHKLPIKWLAQGTLYPDVIESVSSVGGSVTIKSHHNVGGLPEKMKLGLVEPVRELFKDEVRALGAQLGLPKEMLWRHPFPGPGLAIRVLGEVTKEKLHILKECDDVFISELRRRGLYEHIWQAFCVLLPVKTVGVQGDSRTYDHVLALRAVTSSDGMTADWYPFEFQFLREVSNLITNKVKGVNRVVYDVTSKPPGTIEWE
- the guaB gene encoding IMP dehydrogenase; amino-acid sequence: MERQVPYALTFDDILLLPQYSEITPTEVVPRSLFARGKYLNTPIISAAMDTVTENRIARVMAQNGGLGIIHKNLDIDKQALEVEKVKKYEAGMILDPITLGPDHLVQEAVDLMEKYSISGVPITIDGILMGILTNRDLRFEENFDQPIRNLMTKENLVTAKMGTTLEEAKKILQKHRIEKLPVVDAKGKLKGLITIKDIEKAKNYPQATKDEHGRLFVGAAVGVGADSKERAEALVAAGVDVLCVDTAHGHSKNVIEMVKHIAQKHKEIIIVAGNVVTADGTNALIDAGAEVVKVGVGPGSICTTRVVAGVGMPQISAVIECAKAAKARGKTIIADGGIKYSGDITKALALGANSVMIGNLLAGAEESPGETILFQGRTYKVYRGMGSIGAMSRGSKDRYGQMDIEENEKLVPEGIEGKVAYKGAASAVIHQLVGGVKSGMGYLGARNIDELQTKAKFVQITAMGLRESHVHDVSITKEAPNYRLES